A genomic segment from Desulfurispirillum indicum S5 encodes:
- a CDS encoding acetyl-CoA hydrolase/transferase C-terminal domain-containing protein, giving the protein MSDLKSRVRDASLHHLFMKPEDTIPFFKQAETKPMNLGWSGFTPVGYPKVVPIAIAEHVERNNLQGKWKFNLFIGASVGAETEDRWATLDIIDRRWPYQTGKNLGKAINTGKIRMGDKHLSMFAQDLKYGFYTKDSGGKLDVAIIEASGITEEGHIILAGSIGAAPEIIDIAEKIIVEVNTGLPSFEGMHDILMTDLPPYRKILPITDVRQRCGTPYVPTDKSKIIAIVESKMPDNGRALKGTDEVSQAIADHIVDFFQAEVKAGRLPKNLLPLQSGVGNIANAVVGGLTASPFEDLVVFTEVLQDTFLPFLDSGKCKFINCTSLSLSNEGFAEWWSKYDKYKEMVLMRPQQISNNPELIRRLGVIGMNTPVEFDIYAHANSTLVGGTRMINGIGGSGDFERNAYISMMHCPSVRPSKTDEFGISGVVPKVPHVDHTEHDIDVLVTDQGLADLRGLAPKDRAREIINKCAHPTYKDYLMEYLERAEKTTGYHHEPQLLDECYNMHISLEKNGTMRFWEK; this is encoded by the coding sequence ATGTCTGACCTGAAGTCAAGAGTGCGCGACGCGTCCCTTCATCACCTCTTCATGAAGCCCGAGGACACCATTCCCTTTTTCAAGCAAGCTGAAACCAAGCCCATGAACCTGGGTTGGTCCGGTTTTACTCCCGTTGGCTACCCCAAGGTGGTCCCCATTGCCATAGCCGAGCACGTAGAACGCAACAACCTGCAGGGGAAGTGGAAATTCAACCTGTTTATCGGTGCTTCCGTTGGTGCTGAAACCGAAGATCGCTGGGCAACCCTTGACATCATCGACCGCCGCTGGCCCTACCAGACCGGGAAAAACCTGGGCAAAGCCATCAACACCGGCAAGATCCGCATGGGTGACAAGCACCTCTCCATGTTCGCTCAGGACCTGAAGTACGGATTCTACACCAAGGATTCCGGTGGAAAGCTGGACGTGGCCATTATCGAAGCCTCCGGTATCACCGAAGAAGGTCATATCATCCTGGCCGGCTCCATCGGTGCCGCCCCTGAAATCATTGACATCGCGGAAAAGATTATCGTCGAAGTCAACACTGGCCTGCCCTCTTTTGAAGGTATGCACGATATCCTGATGACGGACCTGCCCCCCTACCGCAAAATTCTGCCTATTACTGACGTGCGTCAGCGTTGCGGCACTCCCTATGTTCCCACTGACAAGAGCAAAATCATCGCCATTGTCGAGTCAAAAATGCCTGATAACGGCCGTGCCCTGAAGGGAACCGATGAAGTTTCCCAGGCCATCGCCGATCATATCGTCGATTTCTTCCAGGCCGAAGTGAAGGCTGGACGTCTGCCCAAAAACCTGCTGCCCCTGCAGTCCGGCGTGGGTAATATCGCTAACGCCGTTGTCGGCGGCCTGACCGCTTCTCCCTTTGAAGACCTGGTGGTATTCACCGAGGTTCTCCAGGACACCTTCCTGCCCTTCCTGGACTCCGGCAAGTGCAAGTTCATCAACTGTACATCCCTGTCCCTTTCCAACGAAGGCTTCGCGGAGTGGTGGAGCAAGTACGACAAGTACAAGGAAATGGTTCTGATGCGTCCACAGCAGATATCCAACAACCCCGAGCTCATCCGTCGCCTTGGCGTTATCGGCATGAACACGCCGGTTGAGTTTGATATCTACGCCCACGCCAACTCCACCCTGGTGGGCGGAACCCGCATGATCAACGGTATCGGCGGTTCTGGTGATTTCGAGCGCAACGCGTATATCTCCATGATGCACTGCCCCTCTGTGCGCCCATCCAAGACCGACGAGTTCGGTATCTCCGGCGTGGTGCCCAAAGTACCCCACGTTGACCACACTGAGCACGATATTGACGTCCTGGTTACTGATCAGGGTCTGGCTGACCTGCGTGGGCTGGCTCCCAAGGATCGTGCCCGCGAGATCATCAACAAGTGTGCCCACCCCACGTACAAAGACTACCTCATGGAGTACCTGGAGCGCGCCGAAAAAACCACGGGCTACCACCACGAGCCCCAGCTCCTCGACGAGTGCTACAACATGCACATCAGCCTGGAGAAAAACGGAACCATGCGCTTCTGGGAAAAGTAA
- the rodA gene encoding rod shape-determining protein RodA, producing MYLNGQQSIGKRQQFFIEFFGRLDWLLIFFTLSLCAYGILMIYTSSYDALNQQPSAMFYKQLTWICIGIVVMFVMAFVDYHFLVRYAYIWYLILLLILLYVLIHGSVGMGAQRWIRIGGIGIQPSEIGKLVIVFTMAKYFSDLRKVGNLALFDLWKPFALVLIPFLMIANQPDLGTSLMFIMLFAIMVFVAGINLKLLSAVFVFTLASLPVLWSAMKPYQKRRVLTFLNPESDPHGAGYHIIQSKIAIGSGGIWGKGLLEGTQSQLRFLPERHTDFIGSVMAEELGMVGMLIFFALFFLLILRAFEIAQSSKDREGTFLAVGIISILVLHAFVNLGMIMGLLPVVGVPLPFISYGGSSMVAVLAGIGILLNIRIRRLRLNAESEKSLLI from the coding sequence ATGTATCTGAATGGCCAGCAGAGTATCGGGAAGCGACAGCAGTTTTTCATAGAGTTTTTTGGGCGTCTGGACTGGCTGCTGATATTTTTTACGCTCTCCCTTTGCGCCTATGGGATCCTGATGATATACACGTCATCCTATGACGCCCTGAATCAGCAGCCATCGGCGATGTTCTACAAACAGCTCACCTGGATCTGCATTGGTATTGTCGTCATGTTCGTCATGGCTTTTGTGGACTACCACTTCCTGGTGCGCTATGCCTATATCTGGTATTTGATCCTCCTGCTGATCCTCCTCTACGTTCTGATTCACGGCAGTGTTGGCATGGGTGCGCAGCGCTGGATACGCATTGGCGGGATTGGCATTCAGCCCAGTGAAATCGGCAAGCTGGTCATCGTGTTTACCATGGCCAAATATTTCTCCGATCTGCGCAAGGTTGGCAATCTCGCCCTCTTTGACCTGTGGAAGCCATTTGCCCTGGTGCTGATCCCCTTTCTGATGATCGCCAATCAGCCTGACCTGGGCACTTCCCTGATGTTTATCATGCTCTTTGCCATCATGGTTTTTGTGGCGGGCATTAACCTGAAACTGCTTTCGGCGGTGTTTGTCTTTACTCTGGCATCTCTACCGGTTTTGTGGAGCGCCATGAAACCCTATCAGAAGCGGCGTGTCCTGACGTTTCTCAACCCCGAGTCAGATCCCCATGGTGCGGGGTATCACATCATCCAGTCAAAAATTGCCATTGGTTCCGGCGGAATCTGGGGTAAAGGTTTGCTGGAAGGAACCCAGAGTCAGCTGCGCTTTTTGCCGGAGCGTCATACGGATTTCATCGGCAGCGTTATGGCGGAGGAGCTTGGGATGGTGGGTATGCTCATCTTTTTCGCGCTCTTTTTTCTGCTGATCCTGCGAGCCTTTGAGATAGCCCAGAGCTCCAAGGATCGCGAGGGGACCTTCCTGGCGGTGGGCATTATCTCTATTCTGGTGCTGCATGCGTTTGTCAATCTGGGGATGATCATGGGACTGCTGCCGGTGGTGGGAGTTCCCCTGCCCTTTATCTCCTATGGAGGCTCCAGTATGGTTGCGGTGCTGGCAGGCATCGGCATTCTGTTGAATATCCGCATCAGGCGCTTACGCCTGAATGCGGAAAGTGAAAAGTCACTGTTGATTTAG
- a CDS encoding nitrilase-related carbon-nitrogen hydrolase, which produces MKIGVFQMEVVTAEPFQNLEKVRHILRTNDCQIYVLPELWSTGFCNKQFAELAPVCDEIEEQIAELSRQHNCTIIGSMLKKSPAGIHNHLSSYNRGVKELEYNKIHLFTLLREERYLIGGNSRGLAHSPDNGIYGAGICYDLRFPEMFRALAVDKAAMIFLPSQWPMERLDHFRTLCIARAIENQAFFISCNNVGRLHEKMQFAGHSLVVDPWGKVLAEGSGEQEELLICLVDPAKSDEVRQMIPVFRDRKPELYQ; this is translated from the coding sequence ATGAAAATTGGTGTCTTTCAGATGGAAGTGGTTACAGCCGAACCCTTTCAGAATCTGGAAAAGGTGCGCCACATCCTGCGCACCAACGACTGTCAGATCTATGTGCTGCCTGAATTATGGAGCACTGGCTTCTGTAATAAACAGTTCGCGGAACTGGCACCGGTGTGTGACGAAATCGAGGAACAGATCGCGGAACTTTCCCGACAACACAACTGCACCATCATCGGCAGCATGCTCAAAAAATCCCCGGCCGGCATCCATAATCACCTGAGCTCCTACAACCGGGGGGTCAAGGAGCTGGAATACAACAAGATTCACCTCTTTACCCTGCTGCGCGAGGAGCGCTACCTGATCGGCGGCAACAGCCGCGGCCTGGCACACAGCCCTGATAATGGCATCTATGGCGCGGGAATCTGCTACGACCTGCGCTTCCCCGAGATGTTCCGCGCCCTGGCCGTAGATAAGGCTGCCATGATATTTCTGCCGAGCCAGTGGCCCATGGAGCGCCTGGATCACTTCAGAACCCTGTGCATCGCTCGGGCCATTGAAAACCAGGCTTTTTTCATCAGCTGCAATAATGTGGGGCGCCTGCACGAGAAGATGCAGTTCGCGGGACATTCTCTGGTGGTTGACCCTTGGGGCAAGGTGCTGGCTGAAGGCTCAGGAGAGCAGGAAGAGTTGCTGATATGCCTGGTAGACCCCGCCAAATCCGACGAAGTGCGCCAGATGATCCCCGTTTTCCGGGATCGCAAGCCTGAGCTCTACCAGTAA
- a CDS encoding fumarylacetoacetate hydrolase family protein yields the protein MISAHWKDGRSFIPQKILCVAKNYLEHAKEMGDGVPEEPVFFLKPNSALVPAGAAVPKPAWTNDLQHEVELAVRIGHQCSRVHVDKALAMVDGYAVGLDFTARDVQRALKAAGLPWEKAKAYDGSCALSPFVSAAEVNPHFPLELILDVNGQRRQQGTTQQMIHDIAKLVAHASTYFTLHPGDVLLTGTPAGVGTLVPGDLVYAAVAGVADLQLTIQEA from the coding sequence ATGATATCGGCCCACTGGAAAGACGGACGCTCATTCATCCCGCAAAAAATCCTCTGCGTTGCCAAAAATTACCTGGAGCATGCCAAAGAGATGGGAGATGGCGTGCCCGAAGAACCCGTCTTCTTCCTGAAACCAAACTCCGCACTGGTACCAGCGGGGGCTGCAGTACCCAAACCCGCCTGGACCAACGACCTGCAGCACGAAGTGGAACTGGCAGTGCGAATCGGACACCAGTGCTCACGCGTCCACGTGGATAAGGCCCTCGCCATGGTTGACGGCTATGCTGTGGGTCTTGATTTCACAGCCCGTGATGTGCAGCGCGCACTTAAGGCCGCTGGGCTTCCCTGGGAAAAGGCCAAGGCCTACGATGGTTCCTGCGCGCTCTCCCCTTTTGTCAGCGCAGCAGAGGTGAACCCGCACTTTCCCCTGGAACTGATCCTGGACGTCAATGGCCAGCGCCGCCAGCAGGGGACGACACAGCAGATGATTCACGATATCGCGAAACTGGTGGCCCATGCCAGCACCTACTTTACCCTGCATCCCGGTGATGTACTTCTGACCGGCACCCCGGCCGGAGTCGGCACCCTGGTGCCCGGTGACCTGGTGTACGCTGCGGTGGCAGGCGTCGCGGATCTTCAACTGACCATCCAGGAGGCGTAG